Proteins from a genomic interval of Candidatus Obscuribacterales bacterium:
- a CDS encoding ABC transporter ATP-binding protein, protein MGHPQKQPLHASVQYSPSPEVFHIQDVSKTYHMGEVEVHALQNVTLDFYEGEFVVLLGPSGSGKSTLLNILGGLDLPSSGQVWFRDRNLATATDAMLTRFRRESVGFIFQFYNLIPSLTARENVALVTELAAHPFSPEEALQRVGLGDRLDHFPAQLSGGEQQRVAIARAIAKRPEVLLCDEPTGALDVQTGKLVLNALADANRDLGTTTAVITHNASIAAMADRVISMRSGQIASIHVNEIKVSPAELEW, encoded by the coding sequence ATGGGACATCCCCAGAAGCAACCGTTGCATGCATCCGTCCAATATTCGCCATCCCCTGAGGTATTTCACATTCAGGATGTGAGTAAGACCTATCACATGGGAGAGGTTGAGGTTCATGCTCTACAGAACGTGACTTTGGATTTCTATGAAGGTGAGTTTGTTGTTCTGTTGGGGCCATCAGGCAGCGGCAAGTCTACGTTGCTAAATATTTTAGGTGGGCTGGATCTACCATCCAGCGGTCAGGTGTGGTTTCGCGATCGCAATTTGGCGACCGCCACTGATGCCATGCTCACTCGATTTCGGCGAGAGTCGGTGGGGTTTATTTTCCAGTTTTATAACCTCATTCCCAGCTTGACGGCCCGCGAAAATGTGGCCTTGGTCACGGAACTTGCTGCCCATCCCTTCTCGCCGGAGGAAGCCTTACAGCGGGTAGGTTTAGGCGATCGCCTCGATCACTTTCCCGCCCAGCTCTCGGGTGGTGAACAGCAGCGGGTGGCCATTGCCCGAGCGATCGCTAAACGCCCAGAAGTGTTGCTCTGTGATGAACCTACCGGGGCCTTAGACGTACAAACGGGCAAACTGGTGCTCAATGCTTTGGCCGATGCCAATCGTGACCTCGGTACCACCACCGCCGTCATCACCCACAATGCCAGTATTGCTGCTATGGCCGATCGGGTGATCTCTATGCGGAGTGGACAGATTGCCAGCATTCACGTCAATGAAATCAAGGTTTCGCCTGCTGAGTTGGAGTGGTAG